From a single Pseudomonas triticicola genomic region:
- a CDS encoding fatty acid cis/trans isomerase, producing MPHRFISLWLLVLSGSVAAQDSAISSSISYTRDIQPIFTEKCVACHACYDSACQLNLGSGEGAARGASKMPVYDGERTQAAPTTRLFYDAFGKRAWQQKDFYSVLDAQGSQAALMARMLELGHKTPLTPNAKLPEDIVLGLNRNNLCAMPAEFDGYAGAHPKEGMPLAVTGLTDQQYQTLQRWLASGAPIDEQSLAPSAKEAMQILQWENLLNAPGARQSLVGRWLFEHWYLAHIYFKDGEPGHYFQWVRSRTPSGQPIDLIATRRPNDDPGTQVYYRLWPVQGVIVHKTHITYPLSAAKMARIKSLFYNGNWQVNALPGYGPQSRANPFATFEAIPAQARYQFMLDNAEYFVRTFIRGPVCRGQIATDVIRDNFWALFQAPEHDLYITDPNYRGQATPLLAMPGQNDDVGSVLSLWRNYRDKRNEYEALRRDSYADLPAPSWSTLWAGNDNALLSIFRHFDSASVTKGLIGEVPQTMWLFDYPLLERTYYQLAVNFDVFGNVSHQAQTRLYFDLIRNGAEQNFLRLMPADSREDYLNDWYQDGGQFKMWLDYEAIDDDKPTALKLDEKDPKHDFAMQLLARYGDLNARPDPINRCDGAYCSRPNIDPALQNAEQALSRLASRPAAGLKVIDQLPEATLLRVETASGKREVYSVLRNRAHSNVAFLLGESLRYQPGLDTLTIYPGVLTSYPNFIFNVPAEQVPAFVDAMENAKDANRFDKIVERWGIRRSHPQFWLYFHDLSQYIHETDPVEEGVLDMNRYENL from the coding sequence ATGCCGCACCGCTTCATCAGTTTATGGTTGCTGGTCCTGAGCGGGAGCGTTGCGGCGCAAGATTCCGCCATTTCTTCTTCCATCTCCTACACCCGGGATATCCAACCGATCTTCACCGAGAAGTGCGTAGCCTGCCATGCGTGCTATGACTCGGCCTGTCAGCTCAATCTCGGCAGTGGCGAAGGCGCCGCCCGTGGTGCGAGCAAGATGCCGGTGTACGACGGCGAACGCACCCAGGCGGCACCGACCACGCGCTTGTTTTACGACGCGTTCGGCAAGCGCGCCTGGCAGCAGAAAGACTTCTATTCGGTGCTCGATGCCCAGGGCAGTCAGGCCGCGCTGATGGCACGCATGCTTGAACTCGGCCACAAGACGCCGCTGACGCCGAACGCCAAACTGCCGGAAGACATTGTTCTAGGGCTCAATCGCAACAATCTATGCGCAATGCCTGCGGAGTTCGACGGATATGCCGGCGCGCACCCGAAAGAGGGCATGCCGCTGGCGGTCACTGGCCTGACCGACCAGCAATACCAGACTCTGCAGCGCTGGCTGGCGTCTGGCGCGCCGATTGACGAGCAGAGCCTGGCGCCGAGTGCCAAAGAGGCCATGCAGATCCTGCAGTGGGAAAACCTGCTCAACGCCCCCGGTGCGCGGCAGAGTCTGGTCGGGCGCTGGTTGTTCGAGCACTGGTATCTGGCGCACATCTATTTCAAGGATGGTGAGCCGGGGCATTATTTCCAGTGGGTACGTTCGCGGACGCCGAGCGGCCAGCCGATCGACCTGATCGCCACGCGCCGCCCCAACGACGACCCGGGCACGCAGGTGTATTACCGCTTGTGGCCGGTGCAGGGGGTGATCGTGCACAAGACGCACATCACTTATCCGCTGAGCGCAGCCAAAATGGCGCGGATCAAGAGCCTGTTCTACAACGGCAACTGGCAGGTCAATGCGCTGCCGGGGTACGGCCCGCAAAGCCGTGCCAATCCGTTTGCCACTTTCGAAGCGATTCCGGCGCAGGCGCGCTATCAGTTCATGCTCGATAACGCTGAATACTTCGTCCGCACCTTCATTCGCGGGCCGGTGTGCCGTGGGCAGATCGCGACCGACGTGATCCGCGACAACTTCTGGGCGCTGTTCCAGGCGCCGGAACATGATCTCTACATCACCGACCCGAACTACCGTGGCCAGGCTACGCCGCTGCTGGCGATGCCGGGGCAGAACGACGATGTCGGCAGCGTGCTGAGCCTGTGGCGCAACTACCGCGACAAGCGCAACGAATACGAGGCACTGCGCCGCGACAGCTATGCCGATCTGCCGGCGCCGAGCTGGTCGACGCTGTGGGCCGGCAACGACAACGCCTTGCTGAGCATTTTCCGCCATTTCGACAGTGCTTCGGTGACCAAGGGGCTGATCGGTGAGGTGCCGCAAACCATGTGGCTGTTCGATTATCCGCTGCTGGAGCGCACCTATTACCAGCTCGCGGTCAATTTCGACGTGTTCGGCAACGTCTCCCATCAGGCGCAGACCCGTCTGTATTTCGACCTGATCCGTAACGGCGCCGAGCAGAACTTCCTGCGCCTGATGCCCGCTGACTCGCGCGAGGATTACCTCAACGATTGGTACCAGGACGGCGGCCAGTTCAAGATGTGGCTCGATTACGAGGCCATCGATGACGACAAACCGACCGCGCTCAAACTCGACGAAAAAGACCCGAAACACGATTTCGCCATGCAGTTGCTGGCGCGCTACGGTGATCTGAACGCGCGGCCGGACCCGATCAATCGCTGCGACGGCGCTTATTGCTCGCGACCGAATATCGATCCGGCGTTGCAGAACGCCGAGCAGGCCCTGAGCCGTCTGGCCTCGCGACCGGCCGCAGGGTTGAAAGTCATCGACCAGTTGCCCGAAGCGACCTTGCTGCGCGTCGAAACCGCCAGCGGCAAGCGCGAGGTCTACAGCGTGCTGCGCAACCGCGCCCACAGCAACGTGGCGTTTTTGCTCGGTGAGTCGCTGCGCTATCAACCGGGCCTCGACACATTGACGATCTATCCGGGCGTACTCACCAGTTACCCGAACTTCATCTTCAACGTACCGGCCGAGCAGGTGCCGGCGTTCGTCGATGCGATGGAGAATGCCAAGGATGCCAATCGGTTCGACAAGATCGTCGAACGCTGGGGCATTCGTCGCAGTCATCCGCAGTTCTGGCTGTATTTCCACGATCTGAGCCAGTACATCCATGAAACCGATCCGGTGGAAGAGGGTGTGCTGGATATGAACCGGTACGAGAACCTTTGA
- the metH gene encoding methionine synthase: MSDRSVRLQALKQALKERILILDGGMGTMIQSYKLEEQDYRGKRFADWPSDVKGNNDLLVITRPDVIGGIEKAYLDAGADILETNTFNATRISMADYGMEELAYELNVEGARLARKIADAKTAENPAKPRFVAGVLGPTSRTCSLSPDVNNPGYRNVTFDELVENYTEATKGLIEGGADLILIETIFDTLNAKAAIFAVQGVFEELHIELPIMISGTITDASGRTLSGQTTEAFWNSVAHAKPISVGLNCALGASELRPYLEELSNKASTHVSAHPNAGLPNEFGEYDELPSQTAKVIEEFAQSGFLNIVGGCCGTTPGHIEAIAKAVAGYAPRQIPDIPKACRLSGLEPFTIDRSSLFVNVGERTNITGSAKFARLIREDNYTEALEVALQQVEAGAQIIDINMDEGMLDSKKAMVTFLNLIAGEPDISRVPIMIDSSKWEVIEAGLKCIQGKGIVNSISMKEGVEQFIHHAKLCKRYGAAVVVMAFDEAGQADTEARKKEICKRSYDILVNEVGFPPEDIIFDPNIFAVATGIEEHNNYAVDFINACAYIRDELPYALSSGGVSNVSFSFRGNNPVREAIHSVFLLYAIRAGLTMGIVNAGQLEIYDQIPVELRDAVEDVILNRTPDGTDALLAIADKYKGDGSVKEAETEEWRNWDVNKRLEHALVKGITTHIVEDTEESRQSFARPIEVIEGPLMSGMNIVGDLFGAGKMFLPQVVKSARVMKQAVAHLIPFIELEKGDKPEAKGKILMATVKGDVHDIGKNIVGVVLGCNGYDIVDLGVMVPAEKILQVAKEEKCDIIGLSGLITPSLDEMVHVAREMQRQDFHLPLMIGGATTSKAHTAVKIEPKYSNDAVVYVTDASRAVGVATQLLSKELKAGFVEKTRLEYIDVRERTSNRSARTERLSYAAAIAKKPQFDWANYQPVKPTFTGSKVLDNIDLKVLAEYIDWTPFFISWDLAGKFPRILEDEVVGEAATALYKDAQEMLAKLIDEKLISARAVFGFWPANQVNEDDIELYDDNGKPLAKLHHLRQQIIKTDGKPNFCLADFVAPKDSEVTDYVGGFITTAGIGAEEVAKAYQDAGDDYNSIMVKALADRLAEACAEWLHQQVRKEHWGYAKDETLDNEALIKEQYRGIRPAPGYPACPDHTEKAALFTLLDPQAAEMRAGRSGVFLTEHYAMFPAAAVSGWYFAHPQAQYFAVGKIDKDQVQSYTARKGQDLSVTERWLAPNLGYDS; encoded by the coding sequence ATGTCCGATCGCAGCGTCCGCCTTCAAGCTCTCAAGCAAGCCCTCAAAGAGCGCATCCTGATTCTCGACGGCGGGATGGGCACGATGATCCAGAGCTACAAGCTCGAAGAGCAGGATTATCGCGGCAAACGCTTCGCGGACTGGCCGAGCGACGTCAAGGGCAACAACGACCTGCTGGTGATCACCCGTCCGGACGTGATCGGCGGCATCGAAAAAGCCTACCTGGACGCCGGCGCCGACATTCTCGAAACCAACACTTTCAACGCCACGCGCATTTCCATGGCCGATTACGGCATGGAAGAGCTGGCGTACGAGTTAAACGTAGAAGGCGCACGTCTGGCGCGCAAGATTGCCGACGCCAAGACCGCCGAAAACCCGGCCAAGCCGCGCTTCGTTGCCGGCGTGCTCGGCCCGACCAGCCGCACCTGCTCGCTGTCGCCCGACGTCAACAACCCCGGCTACCGCAACGTCACCTTCGATGAGCTGGTGGAAAACTACACCGAAGCCACCAAAGGTCTGATCGAGGGCGGCGCCGATCTGATCCTGATCGAAACCATCTTCGACACCCTCAACGCCAAAGCGGCGATCTTCGCCGTGCAGGGCGTGTTCGAGGAGCTGCACATCGAACTACCGATCATGATTTCCGGGACCATCACCGATGCCTCCGGCCGGACCCTGTCGGGCCAGACCACCGAGGCGTTCTGGAACTCCGTGGCCCACGCCAAGCCGATCTCCGTGGGTTTGAACTGCGCCCTCGGCGCCAGCGAACTGCGCCCGTACCTGGAAGAGCTGTCGAACAAGGCCAGCACCCACGTATCCGCGCACCCAAACGCCGGCCTGCCGAACGAATTCGGCGAGTACGACGAACTGCCGTCGCAAACCGCGAAAGTCATCGAAGAGTTCGCCCAGAGCGGTTTCCTCAACATCGTCGGCGGTTGCTGCGGCACCACGCCGGGCCACATCGAAGCCATCGCCAAAGCCGTGGCCGGTTACGCGCCGCGGCAGATTCCGGACATTCCCAAGGCCTGCCGCCTCTCCGGTCTGGAGCCGTTCACCATCGATCGCAGCTCGCTGTTCGTCAACGTCGGCGAGCGCACCAACATCACCGGTTCGGCAAAATTCGCCCGCCTGATCCGTGAAGACAACTACACCGAAGCCCTCGAAGTCGCGCTGCAGCAGGTCGAGGCCGGCGCGCAGATCATCGACATCAACATGGACGAGGGCATGCTCGATTCGAAGAAGGCCATGGTCACCTTCCTCAATCTGATCGCCGGCGAACCGGATATCTCGCGCGTGCCGATCATGATCGACTCGTCGAAATGGGAAGTCATCGAAGCCGGCCTCAAGTGCATTCAGGGCAAGGGCATCGTCAACTCGATCAGCATGAAAGAAGGCGTCGAGCAGTTCATCCATCACGCCAAGCTGTGCAAGCGCTACGGTGCTGCGGTGGTAGTGATGGCCTTCGACGAAGCCGGCCAGGCCGACACCGAAGCGCGCAAGAAAGAGATCTGCAAACGCTCCTACGACATTCTGGTCAACGAAGTCGGCTTCCCGCCGGAAGACATCATCTTCGACCCGAACATCTTCGCCGTCGCCACCGGCATCGAAGAGCACAACAACTACGCCGTCGACTTCATCAATGCCTGCGCCTACATCCGCGATGAGCTGCCGTATGCGCTGAGCTCCGGCGGTGTGTCCAACGTGTCGTTCTCGTTCCGTGGCAACAACCCGGTGCGTGAGGCGATTCACTCGGTGTTCCTGCTCTACGCGATCCGCGCCGGGCTGACCATGGGCATCGTCAACGCCGGCCAGCTGGAAATCTACGATCAGATCCCGGTCGAGCTGCGCGACGCGGTCGAAGACGTGATCCTCAACCGCACCCCGGACGGCACCGACGCCCTCCTCGCCATCGCCGACAAGTACAAGGGCGACGGCAGCGTCAAGGAAGCCGAGACCGAAGAGTGGCGTAACTGGGACGTCAACAAACGTCTGGAACACGCACTGGTCAAGGGCATCACCACGCACATCGTTGAAGACACCGAAGAATCCCGACAGTCGTTCGCGCGCCCGATCGAAGTGATCGAAGGCCCGTTGATGTCCGGCATGAACATCGTCGGCGACCTGTTCGGCGCCGGCAAAATGTTCCTCCCGCAGGTGGTGAAATCCGCCCGCGTGATGAAGCAGGCCGTAGCGCACTTGATTCCGTTCATCGAACTGGAGAAAGGCGACAAGCCGGAAGCCAAGGGCAAGATCCTCATGGCTACGGTGAAAGGCGATGTGCACGACATCGGCAAGAACATCGTCGGCGTCGTGCTCGGCTGCAACGGCTATGACATCGTCGATCTCGGGGTGATGGTCCCGGCGGAGAAAATCCTCCAGGTCGCCAAAGAAGAAAAGTGCGACATCATCGGCCTTTCCGGCCTGATCACCCCGTCGCTGGACGAGATGGTTCACGTTGCCCGTGAAATGCAGCGTCAGGATTTCCATCTACCGCTGATGATCGGTGGCGCAACCACCTCCAAAGCGCATACGGCGGTGAAGATCGAGCCCAAGTACAGCAACGACGCAGTGGTCTACGTGACCGACGCCTCGCGCGCCGTGGGTGTGGCGACACAGTTGTTGTCCAAGGAATTGAAAGCCGGCTTCGTCGAGAAGACCCGCCTTGAATACATCGACGTGCGCGAGCGCACTTCCAACCGCAGCGCCCGCACCGAACGTCTGAGCTACGCCGCCGCGATCGCGAAGAAGCCGCAATTCGACTGGGCCAATTATCAGCCAGTGAAACCGACCTTCACCGGCAGCAAGGTGCTCGACAATATCGATCTGAAAGTGCTGGCCGAATACATCGACTGGACACCGTTCTTCATTTCCTGGGACCTGGCCGGCAAGTTCCCGCGCATCCTCGAAGACGAAGTGGTCGGTGAAGCCGCCACTGCGCTGTACAAGGACGCGCAGGAAATGCTCGCCAAGCTGATCGACGAAAAACTGATCAGCGCCCGTGCGGTGTTCGGTTTCTGGCCGGCCAATCAGGTCAACGAAGACGACATCGAGCTGTACGACGATAATGGCAAGCCGTTGGCCAAGCTGCATCACCTGCGTCAGCAGATCATCAAGACCGACGGCAAACCGAACTTCTGCCTCGCCGACTTCGTTGCGCCGAAAGACAGCGAAGTGACCGATTACGTCGGTGGTTTCATCACCACCGCTGGCATCGGCGCCGAAGAAGTGGCCAAGGCCTATCAGGACGCGGGCGACGATTACAACTCGATCATGGTCAAGGCCCTCGCCGACCGCCTGGCCGAAGCCTGCGCCGAATGGCTGCACCAGCAAGTGCGCAAAGAGCACTGGGGTTATGCCAAGGATGAAACGCTCGACAACGAAGCGCTGATCAAAGAGCAATATCGCGGCATCCGCCCGGCGCCCGGCTATCCAGCCTGCCCGGATCACACCGAGAAGGCTGCGCTGTTCACCCTGCTCGATCCTCAAGCAGCCGAAATGCGCGCCGGGCGCAGCGGCGTGTTCCTCACCGAGCACTACGCGATGTTCCCCGCCGCTGCGGTCAGTGGCTGGTACTTCGCCCATCCGCAGGCGCAATACTTTGCCGTGGGCAAGATCGACAAGGATCAGGTGCAGAGCTACACCGCGCGCAAAGGCCAGGATCTGAGCGTAACCGAGCGCTGGCTGGCGCCGAATCTGGGTTATGACAGCTGA